A genomic window from Triticum urartu cultivar G1812 chromosome 7, Tu2.1, whole genome shotgun sequence includes:
- the LOC125523712 gene encoding uncharacterized protein LOC125523712, whose translation MRLLSFVPCGCRAGPIDDAPPADQQAAATTTGAAARRRRRRARSLGGSPQWRPALGDIYEGVAVDVSKAAAGGRVVPARPGRVASRVLPRAHSDEYRHIETASSMPAFAPTAFLF comes from the exons ATGAGGCTCTTGTCGTTCGTGCCCTGCGGCTGCCGTGCTGGACCCATCGACGACGCGCCGCCTGCGGATCAGCAGGCTGCTGCCACGACCACCggcgcggcggcgaggaggaggcggaggagggcCAGGTCGCTGGGCGGCTCGCCGCAGTGGAGGCCGGCGCTTGGGGACATCTATGAGGGTGTCGCGGTGGACGTGAGCAAGGCCGCAGCGGGTGGGCGCGTCGTCCCGGCCAGGCCCGGCAGGGTGGCCTCCAGGGTCCTGCCCCGCGCGCACAGCGACGAATACAG GCACATCGAGACGGCGTCGTCGATGCCGGCGTTCGCGCCGACGGCGTTCCTGTTCTGA